The genomic region ATGTCTTCTTGTCGTCTTTCTCGATGTTGTGCTCTTCGCCAGGGCGACTCGAGTGGATGCAGCCTCCGACATGGCATCGCGTCCTTTCCCCGGGCACACCACAGGATGCGAAGAGTGTCCCGGATTGCGGCAATGGCTGTCCGGCTGTGCGGGACGTGTCGGGTGAGGAAAAGTCCGTATGGACTCGATCAATGCTCGATCAATGGGCCACAAGTGCCCGGAAGAGCCAGGAAGTGCTCGATATCGGGGAGAGTGCCCCGTGCGGGGCGGCGGAAACCGCCCCGCGGGTGGCGCCCCGTAGGTGAGGCGCCGTCAGCCGTCCGCCGGCTCCGGTCAGCCGACCGGAGCGTCCTTCCGCAGCCGGAACCAGTAGAAGCCGTGCCCCGCGAGAGTCAGCAGGTAGGGCCACTGACCGACGGCGGGGAAACGCACCCCACCGATCAGCTCCACCGGATGACGCCCGTCGAAGGCCCGCAGATCGAGCTCCGTCGGCTGCGCGAACCGCGAGAAGTTGTGGACGCACAGCACGAGATCGTCCTTGTACTCGCGGGTGAACGCGATCACCGCGGGGTTCGACGACGGCAGCTCGCTGTACGAGCCGAGGCCGAAGGCGGGATTCTGCTTGCGGATCTCGATCATCCGCCGCGTCCAGTGCAGCAGCGACGACGGCGAGGCCATCGACGCCTCGACATTGGTGACCTGGTAGCCGTAGACCGGATCCATGATCGTGGGGAGGTAGAGCCGCCCCGGGTCGCTGGAGGAGAAGCCGGCGTTGCGGTCGGGCGTCCACTGCATCGGGGTGCGCACGGCGTCACGGTCGCCCAGCCAGATGTTGTCGCCCATCCCGATCTCGTCCCCGTAGTAGAGGATCGGGGAGCCGGGCAGCGACAGCAGCAGCGCCGTGAACAGCTCGATCTGGTTGCGGTCGTTGTCCAGGAGTGGTGCGAGACGCCGGCGGATGCCGATGTTGGCCCGCATCCGCGGATCCTTGGCGTACTCCGCGTACATGTAGTCGCGCTCTTCGTCCGTGACCATTTCGAGCGTGAGCTCGTCGTGGTTGCGCAGGAAGATGCCCCACTGGCAGCCCGACGGGATCGCCGGGGTCTTCGCCAGGATCTCCGAGACCGGGTAGCGGCTCTCACGCCGTACGGCCATGAAGATGCGGGGCATCACCGGGAAGTGGAACGCCATGTGGCACTCGTCGCCGCCGGCCGTGTAGTCGCCGAAGTAGTCGACGACGTCCTCCGGCCACTGGTTGGCCTCGGCCAGCAGCACCGTGTCCGGGTAGTTGGCGTCGATCTCCTTGCGGACCCGCTTGAGGAAGCCGTGGGTCTCCGGGAGGTTCTCGCAGTTGGTGCCCTCGCGCTGGTAGAGGTAGGGCACGGCGTCGACGCGGAAGCCGTCGATGCCGAGGTCCAGCCAGAAACGCAGGGCCGAGATGATCTCCTCCTGCACCGCCGGGTTCTCGTAGTTGAGATCGGGCTGGTGCGAGAAGAACCGGTGCCAGTAGTACTGCTTGCGGACCGGGTCGAAGGTCCAGTTGGACGTCTCCGTGTCGACGAAGATGATCCGCGCGTCCGGGAACTGCTTGTCGTCGTCGGCCCAGACGTAGTAGTCGCCGTAGGGCCCGTCCGGGTCGGTGCGGGACTGCTGGAACCAGTCGTGCTGATCGCTCGTGTGGTTCATGACGAAGTCGATGATCACGCGCATGCCGCGCTGGTGCGCGGCGTCGACGAACTCCACGAAGTCGGCGAGGTCGCCGAATTCGGGCAGCACGGCCGTGTAGTCGGATACGTCGTAACCACCGTCACGCAGAGGCGACTTGAAGAACGGCGGCAGCCACAGGCAGTCGACGCCCAGCCACTGGAGGTAGTCCAGCTTGGCGGTGAGGCCTTTGAGGTCACCGACGCCGTCCCCGTTCGAGTCCTGGAAGGACCGCACGAGTACCTCGTAGAAGACGGCGCGCTTGAACCAGTCGGGATCGCGGTCCTTGGCGGGAGTGTCCTCGAACAGGTCGTGGACAGGCTCATTGACGATCATGGTGTGGGTGACCCTCCGGTCGGCGGGGACGGTCGCAGGACCGCGATGTGCGCGGGTGTGACACCCGGCTCCAGACGCACATAGAAGGCCCTGCCCCAGTGATAGGTGTCGCCGGTGAGCTCGTCGCGCACCGGCACGCTCTCGTGCCAGTCGAGGCCGAGACGCGGCATGTCCAACGAGACCGTGGCCTCCTGGGTGTGGTGAGGGTCGAGGTTGACGACCACCAGAACGATGTCCGAACCCGAGCGCTTGCTGTATGCGATCAGCGCCTCGTTGTCGACCGAGTGGAAGTGGACGTCGCGCAGTTGCTGGAGCGCCGGATGGCGACGCCGGATCCTGTTGAGGGAGGTGATCAGGGGAGCGAGCGAGCGGCCCTCACGTTCCGCCGACTCCCAGTCCCTGGGCCTGAGTTGGTACTTCTCGGAGTCCTGGTACTCCTCGCTCCCGGGACGCACCGGGATGTTCTCGTACAGCTCGAAGCCCGCGTACACGCCCCAGGAGGGGGACAGCGTCGCGGCCAGCACGGCCCGGGCACCGAAGGCGGGACGGCCGCCGTCCTGCAGGTAACCGGGAAGAATGTCGGGCGTGTTCACGAAGAAGTTGGGCCGCATGTACGAGGAACTCTCGCCCGAAAGCTCCGTGACGTACTCGGTGAGTTCCTGCTTCGTGTTACGCCAGGTGAAGTAGGTGTAGGACTGCTGGAAGCCGACCGAGGCCAGCGTGCGCATCATCGCGGGACGGGTGAAGGCCTCCGCCAGGAAGATCACGTCCGGGTCGGTGCGGTTGATGTCGGCGATCACCTTCTCCCAGAAGACCACCGGCTTGGTGTGCGGATTGTCGACGCGGAAGATCCGTACGCCGTGCTCCATCCAGTACCGCAGGATGCGCACGGTCTCCGCGACGATCCCGGGCAGGTCCCTGTCGAACGCGATCGGATAGATGTCCTGGTACTTCTTGGGCGGGTTCTCGGCGTAGGCGATGGTCCCGTCGGCGCGGTGGTGGAACCACTCCGGATGCTCCGTCACCCAGGGGTGGTCCGGGGAGCACTGGAGGGCGAAGTCCAGCGCGATCTCCATCCGCAGTGTGCGGGCCGTCGCGACGAAGTGGCCGAAGTCCTCGATCGTGCCGAGATCCGGATGGACCGCGTCGTGCCCGCCG from Streptomyces sp. QL37 harbors:
- the treS gene encoding maltose alpha-D-glucosyltransferase; amino-acid sequence: MIVNEPVHDLFEDTPAKDRDPDWFKRAVFYEVLVRSFQDSNGDGVGDLKGLTAKLDYLQWLGVDCLWLPPFFKSPLRDGGYDVSDYTAVLPEFGDLADFVEFVDAAHQRGMRVIIDFVMNHTSDQHDWFQQSRTDPDGPYGDYYVWADDDKQFPDARIIFVDTETSNWTFDPVRKQYYWHRFFSHQPDLNYENPAVQEEIISALRFWLDLGIDGFRVDAVPYLYQREGTNCENLPETHGFLKRVRKEIDANYPDTVLLAEANQWPEDVVDYFGDYTAGGDECHMAFHFPVMPRIFMAVRRESRYPVSEILAKTPAIPSGCQWGIFLRNHDELTLEMVTDEERDYMYAEYAKDPRMRANIGIRRRLAPLLDNDRNQIELFTALLLSLPGSPILYYGDEIGMGDNIWLGDRDAVRTPMQWTPDRNAGFSSSDPGRLYLPTIMDPVYGYQVTNVEASMASPSSLLHWTRRMIEIRKQNPAFGLGSYSELPSSNPAVIAFTREYKDDLVLCVHNFSRFAQPTELDLRAFDGRHPVELIGGVRFPAVGQWPYLLTLAGHGFYWFRLRKDAPVG
- a CDS encoding alpha-1,4-glucan--maltose-1-phosphate maltosyltransferase encodes the protein MIGRIPVLDVRPLVDCGRRPAKAVAGETFEVSATVFREGHDAVAANVVLCDPSGRPGPWTPMRELAPGTDRWGADVTPGSEGHWTYTVEAWSDPVTTWRAHARIKIPAGIDTALVLEEGAELYARAAEGVPKKDGREAVLAAVDALRDAKRPAASRLAAALTAEVDEALGRHPLRELVTASRPLPLTVERRRALYGSWYEMFPRSEGARPEPVEPPKPARKPRATKTAKTAATRGKAPAAVTEQLPPPAPRMLSGTFRTAAERLPAVAAMGFDVVYLPPIHPIGTTHRKGPNNSLSPGADDPGVPWAIGSADGGHDAVHPDLGTIEDFGHFVATARTLRMEIALDFALQCSPDHPWVTEHPEWFHHRADGTIAYAENPPKKYQDIYPIAFDRDLPGIVAETVRILRYWMEHGVRIFRVDNPHTKPVVFWEKVIADINRTDPDVIFLAEAFTRPAMMRTLASVGFQQSYTYFTWRNTKQELTEYVTELSGESSSYMRPNFFVNTPDILPGYLQDGGRPAFGARAVLAATLSPSWGVYAGFELYENIPVRPGSEEYQDSEKYQLRPRDWESAEREGRSLAPLITSLNRIRRRHPALQQLRDVHFHSVDNEALIAYSKRSGSDIVLVVVNLDPHHTQEATVSLDMPRLGLDWHESVPVRDELTGDTYHWGRAFYVRLEPGVTPAHIAVLRPSPPTGGSPTP